A genomic stretch from Ooceraea biroi isolate clonal line C1 chromosome 3, Obir_v5.4, whole genome shotgun sequence includes:
- the LOC105277200 gene encoding calpain-D isoform X3, whose protein sequence is MAQLTSISRNERSRVDHKDWILPSIGAMESTTLPFTDNTDTSQRSPKRHSPSMYERVKSKVSRSLSNGSVVQKLSEHVVQRPTSLVVPEARQDDGLWSCDNCTLDNAPGLEQCEACDAPRSPAPCSGVVISVPAWMPRALSSAGPLSYRRSFSDADSVANVTQKKTVNRRSLNDEEPPAVPPHSIGFNTRPKYSYIGITDPDIPPPLPKKQSSKLGLVPTKAHSEATSPVGEVSNVSTLKRMWTCRKCSYAYNPLWSSGCDICGSSRSPPSLTQPSLITVTKDTSGYPHAQSPIVVSRDSVRYIPSKSATLATAESDLDDQIDPPSPVWTCKKCTLLNAASRTTCEACCGSKLKSIMHLEDATLRKGESWVCPSCTLRNPLSAQNCNACKTLADFLDVPKDNKAIGQRSPSPRLCATPANAKAVTPRHRNSIRRNGSSVSDKRHSRTRDPSHTQWQCKLCTYENKSTTALCEMCQSSKSLSQVSGDREIPRLLESGTSTLRIQRQESVVMENLRQLEEREALEKWERIVRYCKETNEPFVDDSFPPAPKSLYYNPADTKDNHVVQWRRPHQINVDSSVDSKLPWAVFRTPLPSDISQGVLGNCWLLSALAVLAESDELVRRVLVMKETCPEGAYQVRLCKDGKWTTVLVDDLLPCDKRGHLVYSQAKRKQLWVPLIEKAVAKIHGCYEALVSGRAIEGLATLTGAPCESVPLQPSALPSEDELDRDLIWAQLLSSRQAMFLMGASCGGGNMKVDEEEYQRKGLRPRHAYSVLDVRDVQEIITQGIRLLRLRNPWGHYSWKGDWSDDSPIWTPQLREMLMPHGASDGVFWISFDDVLKYFDCIDICKTRVGWSEVRLRGTLPPLSSLRHLSCVLLTVLEPTETEFTLFQEGQRNSEKSQRSQLDLCVVVFRTRSQAAPEVGRLVEHSKRQVRGFVGCHKMLERDLYIVVCLAFNHWHTGMEDTSSYPEYVLAIHSSKRLLVEQISPPAFVLADAIISLTLAKGQRHEGREGMTAYYLTKGWAGLVVMVENRHVNKWIHVKCDCHESYNVVSTRGQLRTADSVPPLHRQVIIVLTQLEGSGGFSIAHRLTHRLANSGNLHDWGPPDTHHCPQIDTQVEGLHSPRFIT, encoded by the exons ATGGCACAGTTGACAAGCATAAGTCGGAACGAAAGGAGCAGAGTAGATCACAAAGACTGGATCTTACCGTCAATTGGAGCAATGGAGTCCACGACACTTCCGTTCACGGATAACACGGATACCTCTCAACGCTCTCCGAAGCGACATAGTCCATCTATGTACGAGCGAGTCAAATCCAAAGTCAGTCGTTCCTTATCGAACGGTTCCGTTGTTCAGAAACTGTCGGAGCACGTGGTCCAAAGACCTACGAGTTTGGTGGTACCAGAAGCGCGTCAGGACGACGGCTTATGGAGCTGTGATAATTGCACATTGGACAATGCACCTGGTCTAGAGCAATGCGAGGCGTGCGATGCTCCTAGAAGTCCTGCGCCCTGCAGCGGAGTGGTTATCAGCGTTCCGGCGTGGATGCCACGCGCGTTATCGTCCGCCGGGCCCTTGTCCTACAGAAGATCCTTCTCCGACGCCGACTCGGTCGCGAATGTTACCCAAAAGAAGACTGTCAACCGCAGAAGCCTGAACGACGAGGAACCGCCGGCGGTGCCGCCGCACTCCATCGGCTTCAACACAAGACCAAAGTATTCCTACATAGGGATTACGGATCCCGATATACCGCCACCATTGCCAAAGAAACAGAGCAGTAAGTTAGGTCTAGTGCCTACGAAGGCGCACAGCGAGGCGACCAGTCCGGTGGGCGAGGTATCGAACGTGAGCACGCTCAAGCGCATGTGGACCTGCAGAAAATGTTCCTACGCGTACAATCCACTGTGGTCCAGCGGTTGTGACATTTGCGGCTCATCTAGATCGCCTCCGTCGTTAACGCAGCCTAGCTTGATAACCGTGACGAAGGACACGAGTGGCTATCCGCACGCACAGTCCCCAATCGTCGTATCGAGAGACAGCGTTAGATACATACCCTCGAAATCAGCCACTTTGGCCACCGCGGAATCCGATTTGGACGATCAGATCGATCCGCCGTCGCCGGTATGGACGTGTAAGAAGTGCACACTGCTGAACGCCGCATCGAGAACGACGTGCGAAGCCTGTTGCGGCTCCAAGTTGAAGAGTATCATGCACCTGGAGGACGCCACGCTGCGGAAAGGTGAGAGCTGGGTGTGCCCGTCGTGTACGCTGAGGAATCCACTTTCAGCACAGAACTGTAACGCTTGCAAAACGTTAGCGGACTTTCTGGACGTTCCGAAAGACAATAAGGCTATAGGTCAACGGAGTCCGAGTCCGCGGCTCTGCGCGACTCCAGCAAATGCCAAAGCAGTTACCCCGCGACACAGAAATTCCATACGAAGGAACGGTTCATCGGTGAGCGACAAGAGGCACTCGAGGACCAGAGATCCTTCGCACACTCAG TGGCAGTGTAAACTATGCACCTACGAGAATAAGAGTACGACTGCTCTTTGCGAGATGTGCCAAAGCTCGAAGTCGTTGTCCCAAGTATcgggagacagagagataCCTAGGCTTCTCGAGTCGGGCACTAGTACTCTTAGAATACAGCGGCAGGAGAGCGTGGTGATGGAGAATCTCAGACAGCTGGAGGAACGAGAAGCGTTAGAGAAGTGGGAGCGCATTGTACGATATTGCAAAGAG ACGAACGAGCCGTTCGTCGACGATTCATTTCCGCCTGCTCCGAAATCCTTGTACTATAATCCCGCGGATACGAAAGATAACCACGTCGTTCAATGGAGAAGGCCGCATCAGATTAACGTCGACTCAAGTGTCGATTCCAAACTGCCTTGGGCTGTCTTTAGGACACCCTTACCTTCTGATATCTCGCAAGGTGTCTTAGGGAATTGCTGGTTACTATCAGCTTTAGCTGTTCTAGCCGAGAGTGACGAACTCGTGAGAAGAGTTTTGGTCATGAAGGAGACATGCCCGGAAGGTGCTTACCAAGTTAGACTCTGTAAGGATGGAAAGTGGACAACGGTGCTCGTCGATGATCTATTACCCTGTGATAAGAGAGGTCATTTAGTGTACTCTCAA GCAAAAAGAAAACAGCTTTGGGTGCCGTTAATTGAGAAAGCAGTTGCTAAGATACACGGTTGTTACGAGGCTCTAGTATCTGGTCGTGCTATAGAGGGTTTAGCAACGTTAACGGGTGCCCCGTGTGAGAGCGTGCCTTTACAACCTTCAGCATTGCCAAGCGAAGATGAACTCGATAGGGACCTAATTTGGGCACAACTCCTGTCCTCGAGGCAAGCTATGTTTCTGATGGGTGCTAGCTGCGGAGGTGGTAACATGAAAGTCGACGAGGAGGAATATCAACGAAAAGGTTTAAGGCCAAG GCATGCATACTCTGTCCTTGATGTACGTGATGTGCAG gaaataattacGCAGGGAATACGATTGTTAAGATTACGCAATCCTTGGGGTCACTACAGTTGGAAGGGAGATTGGTCCGACGACAGTCCTATATGGACACCGCAGTTACGTGAGATGCTCATGCCGCACGGTGCTTCGGACGGTGTCTTTTGGATATCCTTCGACGACGTACTGAAATACTTCGATTGCATCGATATCTGCAAGACGAGAGTCGGATGGAGCGAAGTGAGATTGCGTGGCACTCTCCCGCCGTTATCGTCGCTCAGGCATTTATCGTGCGTTCTCCTAACGGTGTTAGAACCTACCGAAACGGAATTTACGCTGTTTCAAGAAGGCCAAAG aaattcgGAGAAATCGCAGCGTTCTCAATTGGACCTATGCGTGGTGGTCTTTCGTACGAGGTCGCAAGCCGCCCCGGAAGTCGGCCGATTAGTAGAACACAGTAAGCGACAAGTACGCGGTTTCGTCGGCTGTCACAAGATGCTAGAGAGAGATCTGTACATCGTGGTATGCCTAGCCTTTAACCACTGGCACACCGGGATGGAGGATACGTCCAGCTATCCAGAATACGTTCTCGCCATTCACAGTTCAAAGAGGCTTCTGGTCGAGCAGATATCACCGCCTGCCTTCGTTTTAGCTGACGCTATTATAAGCTTAACACTGGCGAAGGGACAACGGCACGAA ggCAGAGAAGGCATGACTGCCTATTACTTAACCAAAGGGTGGGCCGGTTTAGTGGTAATGGTCGAGAATCGTCACGTGAACAAGTGGATTCACGTAAAATGCGACTGCCATGAAAGCTATAACGTCGTGTCCACGAGAggacaactcagaactgccgATAGTGTTCCCCCCCTTCACAG ACAAGTCATCATAGTTCTAACGCAATTGGAAGGTAGCGGAGGTTTCTCAATAGCACATCGACTCACGCACAGATTAGCTAACAGTGGAAATCTACACGATTGGGGACCGCCCGATACTCATCATTGTCCTCAGATCGATACTCAGGTAGAAGGTTTGCACAGTCCTCGCTTCATAACGTGA